A window from Polynucleobacter sp. MWH-UH25E encodes these proteins:
- the dapD gene encoding 2,3,4,5-tetrahydropyridine-2,6-dicarboxylate N-succinyltransferase: MSQSPQNIIEQAWENRANLSPNSVPGDVRSAVNAVLEGLNNGSIRVAERRDVGKWEVNQWVKKAVLLSFRLEDNIPMSAGGYTQFYDKVPSKFEGYTAADFAAGGFRVVPPAVARRGSFIGKNAVLMPSYVNIGAYVGEGTMVDTWATVGSCAQIGKNVHLSGGVGIGGVLEPIQAGPVIIEDNCFIGARSEVVEGVVIEENAVLSMGVYIGQSTKIYDRETGEVHYGRVPAGSVVVPGSLPSACGKYSLYAAVIVKKVDAQTRAKTAINELLRD, translated from the coding sequence ATGAGCCAATCACCACAAAACATCATTGAACAAGCCTGGGAAAACCGCGCAAACCTTTCACCAAACAGCGTTCCTGGAGATGTCCGTAGCGCCGTAAATGCGGTCTTGGAGGGCCTGAATAATGGCAGTATTCGAGTTGCTGAGCGCCGTGATGTGGGTAAGTGGGAAGTAAATCAATGGGTTAAGAAGGCTGTACTACTTTCTTTCCGCTTAGAAGACAATATTCCGATGAGCGCCGGGGGTTATACCCAGTTCTACGATAAGGTTCCAAGCAAGTTTGAGGGGTATACAGCCGCTGACTTTGCCGCAGGTGGCTTCCGCGTGGTTCCGCCGGCAGTCGCTCGTCGCGGATCTTTTATTGGTAAAAATGCCGTATTGATGCCTTCCTACGTCAATATTGGCGCTTATGTTGGCGAGGGCACCATGGTTGATACCTGGGCAACCGTTGGCTCTTGCGCTCAAATTGGTAAAAATGTTCACCTATCTGGGGGTGTTGGAATCGGCGGCGTATTGGAGCCAATTCAAGCTGGCCCAGTCATTATTGAAGACAACTGCTTTATTGGCGCCCGCTCCGAAGTGGTGGAGGGCGTAGTGATTGAAGAAAACGCTGTTCTCTCCATGGGCGTCTATATTGGCCAAAGCACCAAGATTTACGATCGAGAGACTGGTGAAGTGCACTACGGTCGCGTTCCAGCAGGCTCGGTGGTTGTACCTGGCTCACTTCCTTCCGCATGCGGCAAGTACAGCCTATATGCCGCTGTGATTGTGAAAAAAGTAGATGCTCAAACCCGAGCAAAAACCGCCATCAACGAATTGCTTCGCGACTAA